TTGCTAGGATATTTTTGTTCTTAACTGTTATAAGTATTTATGTTCCTGCCTCTGAGCTAAAATCAGGTTAGAGattatgttttagaaaaaatGAGATGGGTGCACAATGAAGAGCTGAATATACTCATGGTATAAGATACAGACCAGTCTATGCAGTACCCAGGCTGATAAAACCGAGGTATATtcgtaaatatttttaaaataaatttatttattgtttgttttgggctgcactgggtcttcatcactgcacgcgagctttctctagttgctacgagcaggggctgcttttccttgtggtgcactggcttctcattgcggtggcttctcttgttgcggagcacgagctctaggcgtgccggcttcagtagttgtggcacgtggggtcagtagttgtggctcgctggctctagagctcaggctcagtagttgtggcgcatgggcttagttgctccacggcatgtgggatcttcctggaccagggctcgaacccgtgtcccctgcatgggcaggtggattcttagccactgcgccaccagggaagtccctatttgtaAATTTTAAGTCATTGCCGGCCAAGCCTCCCTGGCCTGTGGCTGGTAAGCAGGGTTATAAAACACAGCCAAACTGTTGAATGAGAACTTAGTCCTAGATTACACATGGCCAGCAATTCCATGAACATTTACAGACATGCTGCATCAAGTGGAAAAGTCAGTCAGCTGCACAGGACAGCGGCATCCTTAAGGAGACAGCACTTTTCCGAAAATGGAATCGCCTCCCTCCTGGGAAGTGGAGTGAACTGTGGGCAACGTGACATCCCGCCCGCGGCAGAACCCTGTCCGAGAGAAGCCGGCTGCTGTGGAGGTcgcctctttcttccctcctacCACCACTAACAGCTGTTCAGCAGTTGCTGGACTATTACTTGAGGACTCCTGTGGCTAAATTTgaggaaacatttttattctctcttgGGAAAGTCTACACCCTGCCAGTGGATTCTAACCCGGTGGGTGCCAAGAGAAGTCCCAGATCCGTGTCCCTGGGGTCGCTGAGAGCTTGAACATAACCGATTCCTGTTCCAGCTACTGGACAAGACCCTACAAAACCTCGCGTCGGCTGCGGGCGGCGGCCTCAGGGGCGCTCTCCACCGCGGGAGAACACCCGACCCTAAGCGCGCGGCCAGCGAGGCCCTCGAGTTCGGCGGGCCCCTGGCTCTTCAATTCTTAGTCCGTGCGGCTCCCGGGAAAGGCGGGAACCGAGGAGAAGCTTGAGAGGGTCGAGAGGGCGCCGCCGGGCCCCAGCGCCCACTCAGTCGCGCTTGGCCCCACCCCCAAGCAGGCACCGCCCACCTCACGTCACTCGGCCGGGGCGCTTCTCTCCCACCCGGGGAGGATGGCGCCTTCCTCCGGAGACAGCCGGGAACTGGTCCTCCCGGAAGTGACCTCATTGCCTCCTAGAGCGGCGTCCGATCCTACCGGAAGTGGCGGACGGAGGCTGGTGGATTTCGCTCTGAGGAGGGCGAGGTGACCTCGGCGCGGGTGTGGGGTCCGGTAGTGCGGTCTCGGTGGCCCTGGGGGGGAGTTGGGGCGCCGTCTAGGCTGGGAGGGATGAGGTGCGCTGGGGAGAGCCTCGGGTTGGGGGCGGCATGTCCGGTGCCTGAGCCCAGCGCCTTTCCACCCTCCGTCCTGCAGGCGCCGCCGCGACCATGGGCCGCGAGTTTGGGCATCTGATGCGGATGCGGCATGTGATCACCTACAGCTTGTCGCCCTTCGAACAGCGCGCCTTCCCGCACTACTTCAGCAAGGGCATCCCCAACATGCTGCGCCGCACTCGGGCGCGCATCCTTCGCGTCGCGCCACGTGAGTGCTCTGGCCGGGCGGGGGGCTGGACTCCCATCCACAGTGGGCACTGCGGGTCCCTCACTGAGCACTCTACAGCTCGCCATACACACGTTTTCTCATTGAATAGTCCTGAATGACGTTGAACTGGTCATATCGTccccatcttatagatgaggGAGGTGAGTCACAGAGAACTTAaatgactggcccaaggtcacttGTGTGACTCCAGCGTCTCCCTCTGAGATCATCTTTACCCACTTCTTAGCGATGAACTGTTTTGTGTTAAAGGTGCAGCAGATAGtgatgatagttgcacaacattgtgacttTGCTAAAACCCACAGAAGTGTACGTTTCAAAATGGTTAAATGATGACGTTTATGTAAATTTGATCTGTTagctcattaaaatattttaaaatgtgcaacaGGGGAGCGATAGGGAAGAGTTGGTCACAGATTTTCCTGGGTAAACCCCTTTCTTTTACACACCTGTAAAAATGGGTTTGTAATGTAACCTTTCTTGATCGTCTCGTTTAAGAGTCGTTTCTTAAAAACTAGAGACAGGAAGGCAGAATATGTTGTGAGTCAGAAAACGACTGAGATCCATGTGTCTTGTAAGTGCTCActgcttattttcatttattatttttatagcatTCGTAGTGTTTTATCTTGTCTACACATGGGGAACACAGGAGTTTgagaaatccaagaggaagaaTCCAACTGCCTATGAAAATGACAAATGAGCAACTCATCTGGATAATAGTTCCTTGTCTCTGAAAGACCCTTCTCTGGGAGACGAGTCTACATTGTAGTGTCTTGAAGACACAATAAACTTATTACAGGCTGCACTGTTGTGATTTTGCGTTTTGTGTGAGCAGAGTCCTTGGATGTGATTGCTACTTTTCAAGTTCATGAATTCCCCTCCCCAGCATGAGTCCTGAACCGTTTTGGCTAGTCTTGAGTTTGCTGAAGGATTGTAGCTCGCTCCTTGTTCTATAACCTACAAGAATGTAGCTGCAGCTACTCCTGTAGCTGAACAGTTGTGGATGGCATCGACTGGGGGTAATGTTGGCTCCCTGCCCACTATTTCCATACTGACAGTAAAATCTAGTAATTACAGTGTGTCAGGTACTCTTCTTAGCCCTTTACACAAATAAGTTCTTTTAAACCTCACAACTACCTTggatttttcagggttttttcctTCAAAACTACCTTCGAAGTATCACTATTatactcattttgcagatgaggacacaggcacagagaggttaagtaatttgcctcaAATTATACAGCTAGAGCACTAAAGTTTGTGCTCTTAAGGCTGTGCTGTACCACATGATAGGAAGTCAGCTATGAAAGGAAAGGGTGAGGTGACCCCTTTGCCTCTAGAGCTGGGGTCAGCAAGCTGGCTGTGTTTGTACCAGGTTGCTAACAGTGCTTTTTAGCCGTGTATGGCCCAcccataaagcctaaaatatttactctctgaccctttatagaaaatgtttacCCCTTAGAGCCTCTGAATTATCTTTCTAGTGGAAAAGACCCTTTTCCCTTCACCAGGACATGGTGCGGGTAGGTGTTGGCAGTTTTATGCTTCTGGTTCCCCTGCTCCATTTCTAGAAACTTCCTCTCTTCTAAGGAGATTTCCTGCTGGTCCAGAGCAGCAGCTTTCACAGGGCAGCCAGCATCTGGCCCAGGCTgtgtctttccttcttctaatgaTTGTTCCTGCCTTTCAGGAACCAAAACTACCTCAAAACGAAACAAAAGTCAGTAAGATGGCACTGATTGTGAGGCAGCAGAAGGAGGTACAGCTGAGACCGACAGACTTGGGCCCATATCCTTTAACTGTTGCTTTCTCAATGTGTGATAGAGGCAAGAAACCCGCATTCCTTAGCTGTGAGCTTCGCATCCATAAAATAGATGTATTAAGACAAAGCCATAGGTCTGAGGTAAcagtgaaatgagtggtatgtaAGAGTCTGGCAGGGTGGTACAGGCTTAACAAAGGACAGCAGTGTGATGAAAACTCTTGTCTCACCACACATAGTCTAATTTTCCCGTTTGGCTTTTTGTCCAAGTTTATTCCCAGGGCTTCCTGCCTGATCTGCAACATATATGGGTTATAGACTTCTTTGAGAATCTGGTGAAAGCTGTGGACCTGAAGAAGGTATAAATGCATCCTTAACCTGGCATAGTTTGAACAGGTTCACCGCCCAGGGGAGGATCGATCACTGCCTTGACAGGCCAttgatctctgtttttttttccctccagttttAGCCCCAAGCTTCCTAGAGACTATGGCCACCCTTCCTTGTCCCATATCTTGGCTTCATTTTACCCTTAGACTTTTATTCTGGTTCTTTTGAGTCCTTTGGCGATAACAGCCCGAAATCAAACTTACCCTTTCTTAGCCCAGACCAGGCACTGAGCCTCTTGGTCTGAAACCTTTTATCCCAGGAGTAGTGCTCTACTGAGAAGACTGTTCTATAAGCCGCACGTGCTAAGCTTCTGCTTTTGGATAAAATTGCTAAAGGCTGCTTTAAGCCTGTCCCTTACCAAGGGGCTTCCCTCTCTACGCTTGGAGACCCAGAGCTCTGTGTAGCAGGGTCCTGCGGGGGGTGGTGTGGGGCTGGTGGATGGTGTGGAATGTGAGTTATAGCTCAGTGTTCCTGTACATGATATGTATGGGATCTGGGATCATATTATGGTTTATTCTATCTGTAGAAATCCATAAAGAAAAATGGGTGAAGTCTCTTAAGAGGGATCACTGTTGTGGGCCTCTGTGCCTATAACCCACCCACCTGGAGCCTCCAGCCAGGGTGtggctccttcacctgctgctgGGTCACAATCACGTGTTCATTTAGCCCTTCTCTTCCCCAGCAGTGCACCTGCTCCCACAAGGGCTTTTATCTCTGCAGAATGCGGCAAAGGGGACTCTTCCGTCGGCCAACACAGTCCCAGAGATGCAGGCCCAGAAGTCCATGCCAGTTCTAGCCAGCAATTGAGCAAATACACTTTGACCCTTTGTTGAAGTTTTACCTGGAATAGTCTTTCCATTTCAGAGGCTTTCATTTTTCATTAGGCATCTCCTGCTCAGGGGCAGCAAAAAAGTTTCCAATTACTGTCAAGCCCTTCATGATCTCCCCTCTACCTGGAATGTGTTTCAAATAGCTGCTCATGTAGCTACACACTCTGTCTCCCATTTCACCCTAGGCACTTAACCTCAGAAACAGAAAATCCCTCAGAGTTGTATTCAGAGTTTCCAAGCTGTAAGCTATCAAACATGCTTCAGTCTCACTTTCTTCTTCTAAATTAATCATTTGAACCCCCAAATGTCAGTGCCTGAGGGGCCTCAGAGATATGCTCCCATCTCATTGACAGAACAAGAAACTAAAGCCCaaagaggggcagggctggcatCTGGTCAGCTACCCTACCTGGGCCCCTGGCTCCTGCCTCCCAGCCAAGCATTTCTCCTTATGGCCGCCTAGACCTTTCTACTGGAGGAAGGAACATGTACTTTGGGTTGATTCATTCAGCAAAATACCTGTAGAGAGCCCCTAgacttttacaatttttattttttaatgtcaggAATAGGCCACAGCTACTCAAGGGATGTGGGATGGCTGTGGACAACTTCTGTCACTTCAGTTTAATGCTGTTTGGATGctgctttgtttttaaaagtttgattttgctc
This window of the Mesoplodon densirostris isolate mMesDen1 chromosome 3, mMesDen1 primary haplotype, whole genome shotgun sequence genome carries:
- the LOC132485414 gene encoding cytochrome b-c1 complex subunit 8 — protein: MGREFGHLMRMRHVITYSLSPFEQRAFPHYFSKGIPNMLRRTRARILRVAPPFVVFYLVYTWGTQEFEKSKRKNPTAYENDK